Below is a window of Wenzhouxiangella sp. XN201 DNA.
CCGAGTATGAACAGCAGGGCGTTGGCTGCGAGCAGGCCCACGCCGATCCAGCGCCAGTCGAGAGCGTTCATTGTCATTGCGATGCCATTGCCAGTCCGAGTAGTACCAGGTGCCGTTCGTGATGAAAGGTCCGTGCCAGGTGCGGCCGGATTTCGGCCGCGTCGCCGCCGGTCAGCCAGGCCTCGAGTGGCTCGCCGAGGAACCGCTCGGCCGACGCTGCGGCCCGGTCGATTGCACCGGCGGCCATCAGCGCGCTGCCGCGCACCAGGGCGCGTGCAGTGTCGGGGGCGGGGCGGTCGATGCGCTCGATTTCCGGCAGCTCGCGGTTGAGCCCCGGGGCGAAGTTGAACAATCCGGCGCGGGCCGCCTCGATGCCGGCCATGATCCAGCCGCCGCGATGCTGTCCGGCCGCGTCGACCACGTCGACCGTGATTGCCGTACCGCAGTCGACCACCAGCATCGGAGAGCGATGCGCAAGCCATGGCCATTGCAGGGCCAGCCAGCGATCGCAGCCCAGCGACTTGTAGGCCGGGGCCACCGGCAGGGTACGGTCGCCGGTGGTGATGATATCGGTTTCCAGGCCGGCGTGACGTGCCCGTTCGGCAACGGCGCGGACCCGTTCGGGCCGGGACTGGCCGCAGATCAGGGCTCGCTCAATCTGTTTTTTCCCGATCAACTTGAACAGCTCCGACGGGTTATCGCCGCCCGACCGGCCCACGCTGTCGGGCATCAGTGCGCCATTTTCGGCCAGCCCCCACTTGATGCGCGAGTGGCCGATGTCGATCAACAATTCAGATGGCACGGATACTGACCTCCCCGCTGCCGATCGCCTGGAGGCCCTCGGCGGTTTCGACCAGCAGCCGGCCCTGGGCATCAATGCCGCAGGCCGTGCCGGTCTGTTCAGGCCGGCCCTCGTGCAGGATGCGGATGACCCGGTCGGCGAGCGTATCGAAGGCCGGCCAGCGTGCCCGGAACGGTTCGAAGCCGTCGCGATCGAAGCGCGCCAGCGCCCCCGCCAGTGCGTCGATCAGGGCGGCGGCCAGTTGGTTGCGACCGGGCAGCTGGCCGTGGTCTTCGAGTGCCGCCGTGGCCTGGTCGATACCCGCGTGGCCCTCAGTGTGATACAGGTTGATCCCCACCCCGACGGCGGCGCGGCAGGGTCCTTCAGCGGCGCCGCCGATTTCGACCAGGCAGCCGCCGAGCTTGGTCTCGGCGACGAACAGGTCGTTGGGCCACTTGACGCGCACCGGCGCGCCGCATTCACGCTCGAGTGTTTCGGCCACGGTCAGGCCGACCACCAGGCTGAGCGGTGCCAGGCCGGCCAGGCCGGACTCGAAGTGCCAGCCCAGCGACAGGTAGAGCCCGCTGCCGGCCGGTGACAGCCAGGCGCGACCGCGGCGGCCGCGACCGGCGGTCTGTGCCTCGGCCACCAGGGCCAGGCCGTGCGGGCTGCTTCGGTCGGTCAAGCGGGCATTGGTCGAATCCACGGCGCCGGCAACCTCGACTTCGATGTCCCTGTTCGAAATCTGCCCACGAATCCGTTCCCGGTCGAGCAGCTCGACTGGCCGTTCCAGGCGGTAACCGTCGCCGGCCGTGCCACCGATGGCCAGCCCCAGCCGGCGCAAGCCTTCCACGCGTTTCCACACCGCTGCGCGCGTGATGCCGAAGGCTTCGGCCAGCTCGGCGCCGTTGTGGACGCGGCCGTCGGCCAGGCGGATGAAGAGTTCATGGAGGCTGGGTTGCATGGCTCGGTCGGATCGTTCAGCGCCGCCGGAGCAGGCGTGCTTTTTCGAAGCGATTCTCGTCGCCGGCCCGCATGCGGGCCAGATTGGCGCGGTGGGTGTATATCAGCAGCACGGCCAGGGCGATGGCCAGCGCGGCCAGAGCCGTCGGCAGCGGGTCCGGGCCGAACAGCCACATCGACGGCACCAGGCTCAAGCCCGCCAGGATCGTTGCCAGGCCGACGTAACCGGTGCCGATCAGGGTGACCAGCCAGACCAGCAGCAGCGGCGCCAGGCACCAGGGGGCGGCAACGGCAATCGCGCCCACGGCAGTGCCGGCCCCCTTGCCGCCGCGAAAGCGGAAATACACTGGCCAGACGTGGCCAAGCACGGCGGTGAATCCGCCTACGGCCGCCAGCGTTGTGAAACTCAGCGGATCGCTGGCTAGCCAGGGCGCAAGCAGCGGCAGCAGACCGGCCGAGACGGCGCCCTTGCCGACGTCGATGACGACCACGCCCAGGGCGAATTGCCAGCCGACTGTGCGCAAGGCATTGGTGCCGCCGGCGTTGCCCGAGCCCATGGTGCGAATATCGATGTCGCGCAGGCGGCCGAGCAGCAGCGAGCCCGAGATCGAGCCCACCAGGTAACCGCCAACGGCAATGACGACGAGCTCAATCATGGCGTCTCTCCGGCGGGTTCCAGACGTGCAGGCCGGCGAGCAGCGTGCCGGGACCGGCATGGGCGCCGACCGCCGGGCTGGCCTCGACCACCCAGCAGGCATCGACCTGGGGGTGTCCGGCAAGGATCAGTTCACGCAGGCGGCGGGCATCGGCCTCGGCGTCGGTGTGGCTGATGATGATCCGGTAGGTACGCTCGCCGTCCATGCGCCTGAGCAGGTAGCGACTGAACTTCTCGACCGTGCGCGAGCGCCCGGCGATCGCCCCGCGGGCGACCAGTTCGCCCTCGGGCGAGGCGGTCAGGATCGGATTGAGGCGCAGCCGCCGGGCCAGCTTTTCCATCCAGGGCTTGATGCGCCCGCCGCGCACGCCCCAGCTCAGGTCGCGGGCCAGGGCGAAGGTGCGGAACTGTTGGCGCGTTTCCGCCAGGCGCGCACGAATGGCGACCCGTTCCCAGCCGCGTGCCGCGGCTTCGGCTGCCCACAGCACCATCAGGCCCTGGCCGCAGGCGGCATTGCGGCTGTCGAACACCTCGATGTTCTCGGCATCGACCCGTTCGGCGGTCTGTACGGCGGCCTGTAGCGTGCCGCTGAGCCGGCCCGAGAGCTGGATGGCCAGCACTTCCAGGCCGTGCGAGGTGAGCAGCTCGAACTGGCGCCGGAAATCGGCCGGCGGCGGCTGTGAGGTCTGCGGGTGTTCGGCGGCATCGGAAAGGCGGGCGTAGAACTCGGCCGGGGTCATGGTGAGCTTGTCGAGAAACTCTTCCTCGCCGAAGTTCAAGCGCACGGGCACGACATGGATGCCGAGGCGTTCGATTTCCTCGGCCGGCAGGTCGGCGGCCGAATCGGTCACGATTGCCACGCTGCCCGGGTGGTTCATCAGGCCGTGCTGGCGGGTCATGTCGTCGGCCTTCTGCTGCTGGATTTCGCCGATGTTGCCGCAGATCTGGAAGACTTCGCCCGGACTGTCGGTGTGGATGTGCACGCGGGCACGGCGCTCGCTGCCGGCCACCACCAGCGAGCTGGCGTCGAGTGCTTCCAGCTGTTGACGCAGGGCGGCAATGTCCAGGCGTTCGCCGGCAATCAGGCATTCGGTGCAGAAGCGGTGTGCTTCGGGTGCCGGCTGCTCGGCGGTGTTGGCCGTGCGCGAAAACAGCGCTTCGGTCGAGAACTTCGGCATGCGGCCGCTGCGCATGTACTGCCAGATGCCCTCGAGCAGGTCGACGAAGCCCTGGGCGCCGGCGTCGACCACGCCGGCGTCACGCAGGGCGGCGAGTTGTTCGGTGGTGCCGGCCAGTGACTGGCGGGCCCGCTCGAGGCCGCGCCGGAACAGCTCGCGCACATCGTCGACGCCGTCAGTGGCCAGGCGGCCGAGCTCGTCGGCAAAATCTTCGAGTACGGTCGGCAGGGTGCCGGGCACCGGTTCGGACATGGCCGACCAGGCCGAGCGCGCGCCGGCCGCCGAAACAGTGGCCAGGCGGCGGCTGTCGAGAACCTGGTAGCCGGCGCTCGATTCGCTCACGCCCTGGAAGTACTGCGCCATGATCGCGCCGGAATTGCCACGCGCGCCGTCGAGGGCGGCGTCGGCGATGCAGTGCAACAGCTCCGGCAGACTGCGGCCGGGCTGGCTCTCGATCGCCTTTCGGACGCTGGCCAGGGTGAAGACGAGGTTGGTGCCGGTATCGCTGTCGGCCACCGGAAAGACATTGATGGCGTTGATCTGGTCGCGGTGGCGGAAGACGTTGGCGATACCGGCCAGCAGGGCCTGTTCCAGCCGGGCGGCGTCGACGTGGGAAATGGCCCGACTCACGTCAGTCTTCGACCAGTTCGCGCACCTGCGATGCGGTAAACGGCCACGACAGCTTCTCGCCGGTGTCGGTGTTGTGCAGCACCGGGATCTTTTCGCCGTAGCGGTCCAGGAGTTCCAGGTCGGTCTCGATATCGACCTTCTCGTAGGTCTTGCCGAAACCACCCTCGGCGAGCAGGGCTTCGGCCTTGTCGCAGAGGCTGCAGTCCGGGCGCGTATAGAACTTGAGTTTCATGACAACCGGGTCGGGATTCGTGGGGTCGGCAAGTATTTCATTTTAGCGGTTCCGAATCCAGCGCGTCGGCATGTTGCCGGGGTTCAAAAAGGCTAGACTGAAACGATGGCTGTCAGCATATTCGACTTGTTCAAGATCGGCGTCGGACCGTCGAGTTCCCACACCGTGGGCCCGATGCGCGCGGCGGCAACTTTTGTCCGGCGCCTCGACGAATCGGGACGGTTCGAGCAGGTGGCGCGCGTTCAGTCCGACCTGTTCGGCTCACTCGGGCATACTGGTCGTGGTCACGGCTCGGACAGAGCCGTGCTGATGGGCCTGGAAGGCGAGATGCCCGACCGCGTCGATCCCGACCATATCCCGCGGCGCATGGACGAGATTGCCGAAACCGGGCGCATGCGACTGGCCGGCACGCGCGAGATCGCGGTCGACCTGCGCAAGGATCTGATCTTCCACAAGCGCCAGACCCTGCCGCACCATCCCAACGGCATGCGCTTTAGTGCCTTCGATGCCGACGGCGCCGAATTGCTCTCGCGCGAGTACTACTCGGTCGGCGGCGGTTTCGTGGTCAACGCCGACGAGGCGGCGGCCGATCGCATCGTCGCCGATGAGACGCCACAGGCGTACCCGTTCTCGAGCGGCGATGAATTGCTGGCGACCTGCGCCGAGCGCGATCTTCGCATCAGCGAAGTCATGCTGGCCAACGAACAGGCCTGGCGAAGCAAGGCGGAAATACGTGAAGGGCTGCTCGAAATCTGGCAGGCAATGCAGGAATGCGTCGATCGCGGTATCGGCATGGAAGGCACCTTGCCGGGTGGGCTGAAGGTGGCAAGACGGGCGCCGGCCCTGTACAAGAAGCTGTGCGCGCGGGCCGAGGAAGACAATCTCGACCAGCTCGACTGGATCAATCTCTACGCCCTGGCTGTCAACGAGGAAAATGCCGCCGGTGGGCGGGTGGTGACCGCACCGACCAACGGCGCAGCGGGCATCATCCCGGCCGTACTGCATTACTACCGGCGATTCGTTCGCGACGCTGACGAGGACGGCGTGATCGAGTTTTTGCTCACCGCAGGCGCGATCGGCATTCTCTACAAGGAGAACGCCTCGATTTCCGGCGCCGAGGTCGGCTGCCAGGGCGAAGTCGGGGTGGCCTGCTCGATGGCCGCCGGCGGGCTCACCGCCGCTCGCGGCGGCTCCATGAGCCAGGTCGAGAACGCCGCCGAAATCGGCATGGAACACAACCTCGGGCTGACCTGCGACCCGGTCGGCGGGCTGGTGCAGATTCCCTGCATCGAGCGCAACGCCATGGGCGCGGTCAAGGCCGTCAACGCCACCCGCATGGCCATGGCCGGCGACGGCAAGCATCGCGTCAGCCTGGACAAGGTGATCAAGACCATGCGTGATACCGGGCGCGATATGAAGTCCAAGTACAAGGAGACATCGCGCGGCGGGTTGGCTGTCAACGTCATCGAGTGTTGAGGTGGGTGTGAAGTGTTCAGTGTGAAGTGTGAAGGGTGAGGCAGTGAGGCGAGGCTGGTCGATGGCGGTGACGGCCGCGTTGTTGCTGGCATCCTCGTCGCCAGCATTGGCCCAGACGATCTATATCTGGGAAGACGAGAACGGGGTGAAGCACTTCACCGATCGGAAGCCGGATACGGACCGGCCGGTCGAGATGCAGCGGGCGGTGGCCGAACCCGAGGACCTGATCGCGTTGCGGCGGACCGGCCCGGATGAAGCGCCGGTGTGGCTGTTCCGTAATCGCATTCACGGCCCGGTTGCGGTACGGGTTTCACTGGCCGAGTCCGACAACGTAGTCAGCGAGCCGGCACTGCCGGCGGTGTTCGTGCTCGAAGCCCAGGCCGAGCGCGAGCTGGTGACATTCGGCCCGCTGGAGCCGCGTCGTTCCTGGAGTTATCGCCTGCAGACCGCCAGCCTGCCCGGCCAGCCGGACGCCCGGCATGCCCCGGATCGACCCTACCGTCCGCCCATAGCGCCGGGGTCCTCCTATCGAATCGGTCAGGCGTTCGGCGGCGAGTACAGCCATAGCGAGGCGTCCGGTTTTCATGCGGTCGATATCCAGATGCCGGTCGGTACGCCGGTGCATGCCGCCCGCGAGGGCGTGGTGATGGACGTGGCGCGGCATTTTCATGGCACCGGCGACAATCCCGACCGCTATGGCCCGCGCGCCAATTTCGTGCGCATCCTGCACGACGACGGTTCGATGGCTGTCTATGCCCACCTGGATTACGAAGGGGTGCTCGTGCGTGACGGCCAGCACGTCCGCCGCGGCCAGCGCATCGGCCACTCGGGCAACACCGGCTTCTCGACCGGCCCGCACCTGCACTTTGTCGTGCAGGTCAATCGCGACATGAATCTGACCTCGGTGCCGTTCGAGTTCGAAGGCGATGACGGGCAGTCGGTTATCCCCGAGCCGGGGCAAGTGCTCGTAACCGACTAACTGTCAGTCGCACTCGGCCAGCTTGGGTCGCGCGAGGCGTTCGAGGGCGTATTCACCGGCGCCATACTCGTCGAGTTCAGAATCCCAGGATACTCTTGCGCTGCCGTCTTCATGGAACGCCAGTCTCAGGCTGCCCCAGTCGAGATAATCGATTTCACTGCTGTCGAAGTCGGGGCCGAATGCGGTGCCGAGCGGTTGTACCATCGCGGCGAAGTCGAGCGCCGCAACCGCACCGCCAGGGGGTGGGGTTCCTATGACGATGCCACTCTCGTCGAATGCCCCGACACCCACGATCCACGCCTGTTGGCCGGAATCGTCCGGGGTGTAGGTGAACCAGTAAATGACGGCGCGGTCATCGGACAATACTTCCAAAATGAACCCTTCACCCGAGCGCTCGGGGTTGTACCAGGCACCTGAGTATTCCTGATGGGTCGACTGATTGGCGCAAGAAGTGCCAGCCAGACTCGACAGGCGCTGGTATTCGCGACGATCGGACAGGCTGCTGCCTGAACAACCCACCGGCGGCGGGTAGACGGCCAGGCATGGGAGGCTGGTCTCATCGATATAGACGCGCTCGGCCAGAACGCGATCGTTGTCGAGACGATCGATGCGGAAGCTGCCGCGGACCTCGATCGCGTCTTCCTCCGGCGCCAGAAGGCCTGAGTCAAAACGGCCCCTGGTGCGCAACAGTTCGCGCCAGGACACACTGTTTTCTGCCGCAGGGTCGATGCCGACCAGCCACTGCTGCTTGCCATCCTCATCGAAAGTAAAGAAGTAGTTGAGAACCATCCCGTTGTCGAGGACCTGCACGGCATTGCCCTCGCCACTGCGATCCGGGTGGTACCAGCTGCCGCTGATTGTCAGATCGATAGGCTGGCGGTTGCCGGACAGGCAGCGCTCGTATTCGCCCCCGACGTGATGGTTCTCGAGCCACTCGTGAAACTCGGCGCTTTCCGGCAGCGACCAGTCGTTCCAGCACAGGTTGATGCCGCCGCCCCAGCGCGATCCGCCGTTGTGCATTGCGAAATCGCTTTCCATGATGTCGGTTGGAATCGTGCCGGAGAACTGATTGTCCGACAGGTCGAGAAAGCGCCCGAACGAGCCGCCCGCGTACTCAAACGCGGACAGGGGCAGGCCCTCGAGGCGATTGTTGGCCAGGCTGAGCCAGATCCGGCCTTCCCAGGACTCGGGCACCTCGCCCTCGAAGTCGTTGCCCGACAGATCGAGATACCAGTTGGAGTCGGATGTCTCGTCGCTCGTTTCCGACGGCAGGCTGCCCTCGAACGAGTTGTTTGAAAGATCCACCTCACCCGGGGAGGCTGGCTGATGATCGAGGGTGCCGCCCAGGGCGTTGTCGCTCAGGTCCAGGCGCTCGTGCACGATCTCGAAGATGCGCGTGTCCAGCGTGCCGGAGAGACTGTTCCCGCTCAGATCCAGCGTGCCCACGAAGTCAGGGTCGGTACTCAATGGGCTTTGACAGTCCACACCGTACCAATCGCAGGCATCGCTGCCGGGCTCGAGCCAGCCGTCGTTGCGGCGCCAGTTCTCGCCGTTGGCGGCGATGAAGAATGCTTCGAGGATTGCCTGATCGTCTTCGGGCAATTGTGCCAGCGCCTGGCCGGCACAGAGGGTGGCGCCGATCAGTGCGGCCGGTAGAGCGATGTGTGGAACCGGCTTCTGTCTCATAAGTTATGCCTACCTTCCTTCTTGCCCCAGTATCGAGATTAGCCCAATGACTCATCGGACGGCAAATCCCGCCATTTATCGAAGCCGACTGATCAGTCGCAGTCGGCCAGCATCGGCCGGGCGAGGTGCTCGAGCGGGTAGCTTCCGCTACCGAAGCCCTCCAACAGGCTGTCCCATTGGACACGCGCACTGCCGTCGTCGAGCAATTCCAGGGTGAGGCTGCCCCACTCGACGAACTCGACAGCGGTGGAATCGAAGTCCGCGCCGAAGACACCGCCCGCGGGCTGGTGCATGGTTTCGAGTTCCGCGATACCGACCGGATTTGGACCCGGCGGCGGTGCAGCCACAGTAAAGGTGTGCTCAATGGTTCCGGTGCCCACCATCCAGGCCTGCTGGCCGGAATCGTCGGGTTTGTAGGTAAACCAGTAGACGACAATCTCATCGTCGGGCAGGACCTCGACGACAAAACCCTCACCGGAGCGCTCGGGGTTGTACCAGGCACCGGAATACGCCTGAAATTCGCTTTGATCTTCACAGGTGGTGCCGGCCAGTTGGCTCAGGGCGATCTGGTCGTAGCGCAGGGAATCCAGCCCGAAGGAGGCCAGGCCGGTCGCGCTGCCGCCGAGCACCACCGAGCGGCTGTAGGCGATGTGCTGCTCCTTCTCGTCGAGGCGGTTGATCGACAGTCGGAAAGGAATCTCCTGGTCGAGTTCCTCGCGCGGGGTTTCGGACTCGCGATCTCCAGAACCGAATTGGCCGACAGGCGCAAGCAGGTCTTCCATCCAGACCCCGGTGTCGCCGGCAGGCTCCAGGCCCAGGAACCAGCGCTGGCCCGCGGTCTCGTCCCGGGGATAGGTGAACCAGAACAGCAGCATCCGCCCGTTGTCGAGCAGCTGCTGCACGAATCCCTCGCCGCTGCGGTCCGGGTTGAACCAGGAGCCGCTGATGGTGGGGTCGATGGGGACTTGTGGTCGCTGGCATTCTGCAAAGCGGCCGCCGTGATGATGCAGTGCGATGAAGTCGGCCAGCTCACCGGCCGGCGGGTCGAAGTCGTTCCAGCACAGGTTCAGTCCGGGCGGAAAGGCGGGTTTCCAGCCGTCTTCCATCGAGCCGGTTTGACGCTCATCCAGCGGGTACGGCAGGAGCGCCATCAACGCGGCAGGAATCTGGCCGCTGAACTGATTGTCGGCCAGGTCCAGCCGAATTGAATCAGTCATGGACATAGCATCAATGGCGACTTCGATCTCCCCGGTCAGTCGGTTGCGATCCAGCCTCAGCTCGGCCAGCTCCAGTCCGGCCCACGACGCGGGAATCGGGCCGCTAAGCTGGTTGCCGGAAAGATCCAGAGTCCGCAGCCATTCGCCGGTCGACTCGTCGATCTCCGGCAGCGCACCGGTGATAAGGTTTTCCGACAAGTCCAGCTGATCGAACGGCAACAGCCGGGGCAACTCTCCAGTGAGTTGGTTTCCGGTCAGGTCGATCCGAGCCGGGGCACTAGAAGAATCTAGGGGGAGTGTCTCGATCCATTCAATCGCATCGGCGACATTGCCGACCAGGTTGTTGTCCGGCAGTACCACCCCCGTCATGGGCGATATCGACAGGCCCGCATCACAGCGGATTCCGTACCATTGGCAGTGATGGACCTCCTCGTCGAGCCAGTGGTCATTGCGACGCCAGTTGTCGCCGCCCGTCGCTTCGTAAAAACCGGTCAGTTCATCGATCGGGGGCGGAGGTGCCGGGCTCGCGGACGCGCCGGCGGCCAGGACCAGCGCCAAGGTGGCCAGGATGGCCTGGGGAATCACCAGACCGGCCAGGATTGGCGGTGCTGCCCTGGCAGGTTTCATATTCATTGCTCCCCGCACTCGGCCAGCATCGGCCGGGCCAGGCGTTCGATTGCGTAGCTGCCAGTGCCGTACTCCTCAAGATGGCTGTTCCATTGGATCTCGCCTGAGTCTGGTGCCCTGAAATGCATGCTCAACTCGCCCCAATCGACCATCTCCAAGTCGGCCGGATCGAACGCCGGCCCGAACTGGCCGCCGACCGGCTGATATACCTCGTCGAAGGTCAGGCTCACATTGGTTGTGTTCGGCGGCAGGGGCATCACCCAGCGGGCCTCGCCCACACCCGTCATCCAGGCCTGTTCTCCGGAGCCGTCCGGCTTGTGGGTGAACCAGTAGACGACGGCTTTGCCGTCGGACAGGACCTCGACGATAAAACCCTCGCCGGCGCGCTCGGGGTTGTACCAGGCTCCCGAGAATTCCTGGGTCTGGCGATTCTGGTTGTCGCAGGTGGTGCCGGCCAGGTTCGAGAGGCGCTGGTAGTCGAGTCGATCGTCGAACAGCGGCGGCGCGCAAAGCAAGGGGCCGCTGGGAGGCGATTGGGGTCCCCAGGGGCCGCAGGCGACCAGATCGTAGTAGTGGCGGTGGAGGCTCAGCGTGTCTTCGCCGACGCGGTCGAAACGGAATCGGCCGGTAGACCGGATGAAGGTGTAGTCGTCATCGCGCGCGATTCCTTCGCCGAAA
It encodes the following:
- a CDS encoding DegV family protein is translated as MSRAISHVDAARLEQALLAGIANVFRHRDQINAINVFPVADSDTGTNLVFTLASVRKAIESQPGRSLPELLHCIADAALDGARGNSGAIMAQYFQGVSESSAGYQVLDSRRLATVSAAGARSAWSAMSEPVPGTLPTVLEDFADELGRLATDGVDDVRELFRRGLERARQSLAGTTEQLAALRDAGVVDAGAQGFVDLLEGIWQYMRSGRMPKFSTEALFSRTANTAEQPAPEAHRFCTECLIAGERLDIAALRQQLEALDASSLVVAGSERRARVHIHTDSPGEVFQICGNIGEIQQQKADDMTRQHGLMNHPGSVAIVTDSAADLPAEEIERLGIHVVPVRLNFGEEEFLDKLTMTPAEFYARLSDAAEHPQTSQPPPADFRRQFELLTSHGLEVLAIQLSGRLSGTLQAAVQTAERVDAENIEVFDSRNAACGQGLMVLWAAEAAARGWERVAIRARLAETRQQFRTFALARDLSWGVRGGRIKPWMEKLARRLRLNPILTASPEGELVARGAIAGRSRTVEKFSRYLLRRMDGERTYRIIISHTDAEADARRLRELILAGHPQVDACWVVEASPAVGAHAGPGTLLAGLHVWNPPERRHD
- a CDS encoding type III pantothenate kinase, with amino-acid sequence MPSELLIDIGHSRIKWGLAENGALMPDSVGRSGGDNPSELFKLIGKKQIERALICGQSRPERVRAVAERARHAGLETDIITTGDRTLPVAPAYKSLGCDRWLALQWPWLAHRSPMLVVDCGTAITVDVVDAAGQHRGGWIMAGIEAARAGLFNFAPGLNRELPEIERIDRPAPDTARALVRGSALMAAGAIDRAAASAERFLGEPLEAWLTGGDAAEIRPHLARTFHHERHLVLLGLAMASQ
- a CDS encoding L-serine ammonia-lyase, with the protein product MAVSIFDLFKIGVGPSSSHTVGPMRAAATFVRRLDESGRFEQVARVQSDLFGSLGHTGRGHGSDRAVLMGLEGEMPDRVDPDHIPRRMDEIAETGRMRLAGTREIAVDLRKDLIFHKRQTLPHHPNGMRFSAFDADGAELLSREYYSVGGGFVVNADEAAADRIVADETPQAYPFSSGDELLATCAERDLRISEVMLANEQAWRSKAEIREGLLEIWQAMQECVDRGIGMEGTLPGGLKVARRAPALYKKLCARAEEDNLDQLDWINLYALAVNEENAAGGRVVTAPTNGAAGIIPAVLHYYRRFVRDADEDGVIEFLLTAGAIGILYKENASISGAEVGCQGEVGVACSMAAGGLTAARGGSMSQVENAAEIGMEHNLGLTCDPVGGLVQIPCIERNAMGAVKAVNATRMAMAGDGKHRVSLDKVIKTMRDTGRDMKSKYKETSRGGLAVNVIEC
- a CDS encoding glutaredoxin family protein — translated: MKLKFYTRPDCSLCDKAEALLAEGGFGKTYEKVDIETDLELLDRYGEKIPVLHNTDTGEKLSWPFTASQVRELVED
- the plsY gene encoding glycerol-3-phosphate 1-O-acyltransferase PlsY, giving the protein MIELVVIAVGGYLVGSISGSLLLGRLRDIDIRTMGSGNAGGTNALRTVGWQFALGVVVIDVGKGAVSAGLLPLLAPWLASDPLSFTTLAAVGGFTAVLGHVWPVYFRFRGGKGAGTAVGAIAVAAPWCLAPLLLVWLVTLIGTGYVGLATILAGLSLVPSMWLFGPDPLPTALAALAIALAVLLIYTHRANLARMRAGDENRFEKARLLRRR
- a CDS encoding M23 family metallopeptidase codes for the protein MAVTAALLLASSSPALAQTIYIWEDENGVKHFTDRKPDTDRPVEMQRAVAEPEDLIALRRTGPDEAPVWLFRNRIHGPVAVRVSLAESDNVVSEPALPAVFVLEAQAERELVTFGPLEPRRSWSYRLQTASLPGQPDARHAPDRPYRPPIAPGSSYRIGQAFGGEYSHSEASGFHAVDIQMPVGTPVHAAREGVVMDVARHFHGTGDNPDRYGPRANFVRILHDDGSMAVYAHLDYEGVLVRDGQHVRRGQRIGHSGNTGFSTGPHLHFVVQVNRDMNLTSVPFEFEGDDGQSVIPEPGQVLVTD
- a CDS encoding biotin--[acetyl-CoA-carboxylase] ligase → MQPSLHELFIRLADGRVHNGAELAEAFGITRAAVWKRVEGLRRLGLAIGGTAGDGYRLERPVELLDRERIRGQISNRDIEVEVAGAVDSTNARLTDRSSPHGLALVAEAQTAGRGRRGRAWLSPAGSGLYLSLGWHFESGLAGLAPLSLVVGLTVAETLERECGAPVRVKWPNDLFVAETKLGGCLVEIGGAAEGPCRAAVGVGINLYHTEGHAGIDQATAALEDHGQLPGRNQLAAALIDALAGALARFDRDGFEPFRARWPAFDTLADRVIRILHEGRPEQTGTACGIDAQGRLLVETAEGLQAIGSGEVSIRAI